The following are from one region of the Trichoderma breve strain T069 chromosome 5, whole genome shotgun sequence genome:
- a CDS encoding cytochrome p450 domain-containing protein, translating to MASISMPLSAFGSIMQSLALLPLLALFLGLGYTFCNVVYNLFLHPLRKYPGPWLWAVSDIPYSLVSISGNAHKKMLQIHVKYGPVVRVGPNTVFYSHPDASKEIRGHRKGNRVEHLKDPHLHSGNQSNVIGANQENHIRYRKSLAHGFSHQAMLDQEPIINKYIDTLLTELKTQCANQEKVDVVRWYNYTTFDIIGDLAFGEPFYCLEKSDYHPWVALIFSGIKNVSFISVCSKHGALGTMLALLLVPKDLPAKGTEHRRLSIEKTRRRLDSGSGRPDFMTAMTTTRGSAEELTFNELASNASLLIAAGSETTATALSAATYYLGLYPETFGKLAAEVRSAFRSEEEIKLTNVQHLNYLQAVIDEAMRLFPSAPGTQPRIISPGGDMIVGRYVPAGTIVGVWQWVNHHNPAHFHEAESFIPERWLGDARFENDKRDAFMPFSVGPRNCIGRNLAYAEMRLILARMVWNFDIKLSEESIGWDMKSKVYMLWEKGPIYVYLTKRQEI from the exons ATGGCATCAATTTCCATGCCCCTCAGTGCCTTTGGCTCTATAATGCAGTCGTTGGCATTATTGCCACTTCTTGCACTTTTTCTT GGTTTGGGTTACACATTTTGCAACGTCGTTTATAACCTATTCTTACACCCTCTTCGTAAATACCCCGGACCATGGCTTTGGGCAGTTTCCGATATTCCATATTCCTTGGTATCGATAAGTGGCAATGCGCATAAGAAAATGCTTCAGATTCATGTCAAATATGGACCAGTTGTGCGTGTTGGTCCAAATACCGTATTTTATAGCCATCCAGATGCCTCCAAAGAGATTCGTGGTCACCGCAAGGGCAATCGAGTGGAGCATTTGAAAGATCCCCATCTACACTCTGGCAATCAAAGTAATGTTATAGGTGCAAACCAGGAGAATCATATACGCTACAGAAAAAGCCTGGCTCATGGATTTTCGCATCAGGCCATGTTGGATCAAGAGCCGATCATTAATAAGTATATCGATACTTTATTAACAGAGCTCAAAACACAATGCGCCAACCAAGAAAAAGTCGACGTTGTCAGGTGGTACAACTACACAACATTCGACATCATTGGAGATTTGGCTTTTGGTGAGCCTTTCTACTGTCTCGAGAAATCAGACTATCATCCTTGGGTTGCGCTTATCTTCTCTGGGATCAAAAACGTATCGTTTATATCAGTGTGCTCAAAGCACGGAGCACTTGGTACGATGCTGGCATTACTCCTGGTGCCAAAAGATTTACCAGCAAAGGGCACAGAACACCGTAGATTGTCAATCGAGAAAACGCGCAGAAGGCTCGACTCGGGATCAGGTCGACCGGACTTTATGACGGCAATGACAACGACACGAGGATCTGCAGAG GAATTGACGTTCAACGAATTAGCATCAAATGCCAGCTTGCTTATCGCAGCTGGTTCTGAGACAACCGCGACAGCCCTATCGGCAGCAACTTACTATCTTGGACTCTATCCAGAAACCTTTGGAAAGCTGGCTGCCGAAGTTCGCTCAGCCTTCCgctcagaagaagagataaAGCTAACTAACGTGCAACACCTAAATTACTTACAAGCGGTGATTGATGAGGCAATGAGACTGTTTCCCTCGGCGCCTGGTACGCAGCCTCGCATTATTTCGCCCGGTGGCGACATGATTGTCGGCAGATACGTCCCGGCTGGT ACCATAGTTGGAGTATGGCAGTGGGTGAATCACCATAACCCTGCCCATTTCCACGAAGCCGAATCATTTATCCCCGAAAGATGGCTTGGGGATGCACGCTTTGAGAATGATAAAAGAGATGCATTTATGCCCTTCTCTGTTGGGCCGCGTAATTGCATTGGACGAAA CCTCGCATATgcagagatgagattgattcTTGCAAGAATGGTGTGGAATTTTGACATAAAGCTTTCAGAAGAGAGCATTGGGTGGGATATGAAAAGCAAAGTCTATATGCTATGGGAGAAAGGGCCTATCTACGTCTACCTTACGAAACGGCAAGAGATTTAG
- a CDS encoding taurine catabolism dioxygenase tauD, tfdA family domain-containing protein translates to MAPAPIDPTITDVVQPQKDTLPLPAAARERLLKAGIDLSNGYPYRPSRPLYLQDVYKIRSADRKYVDAGARADKSKKHLFAAATKITDLTTNIGTEIEGLQLKDLTPEQRDELALLIAERSVVFFRNQDISPQQQKELGEWYGEVEIHPQVPQVPGVAGVTVIWPDLRATEQPPNFRKPGGASSWHTDLVHEHQPAGITHLHNDTVPPIGGDTLWASGYSAYEKLSPDFRKIIDGKYAVYRSAHPYLDRENPEAGPKYVERTHPLVRVHPATGWKALWVNRSMTDRIVGLDRAESDVILNYLYDVYEKNVDIQLRWKWTPGTSVLWDNRITIHNASWDYAGKHPRHGTRVTSLAEKPFFDPNAPTRRQALGLLDESEKQELGLDSVSGKLNDFSL, encoded by the exons ATGGCTCCTGCTCCAATCGATCCCACCATTACTGATGTGGTACAACCACAGAAAGATACTCTGCCActccctgctgctgctcgagaaCGGCTGTTGAAAGCAGGCATAGATCTGTCCAATGGCTATCCGTATAGGCCATCCAGGCCTCTGTATCTACAAGATGTTTATAAAATTAGAAGCGCGGACAGGAAAtatgttgatgctggagcCAGGGCAGATAAATCTAAGAAGCATCTATTCGCTGCCGCGACTAAAATCACTGACTTGACAACCAACATTGGCACCGAAATCGAGGGTCTTCAGTTGAAGGACCTCACTCCCGAGCAAAGGGACGAGCTTGCTTTGTTAATTGCCGAGCGAAGCGTCGTCTTTTTCCGTAATCAGGACATTTCACCTCAACAGCAGAAAGAACTAGGAGAGTGGTATGGGGAGGTTGAGATTCAT CCTCAAGTGCCACAAGTCCCGGGAGTCGCAGGGGTAACAGTGATCTGGCCTGACCTTCGAGCTACGGAACAGCCACCAAATTTCCGAAAGCCTGGAGGAGCATCCAGCTGGCACACAGATCTTGTACATGAACATCAACCTGCAGGTATCACTCACCTACACAATGACACGGTGCCACCTATTGGAGGAGACACTTTGTGGGCTAGTGGATACTCGGCATACGAGAAGCTCTCTCCCGATTTCCGCAAGATCATCGACGGAAAATACGCTGTGTACCGGTCTGCGCACCCATACCTAGATCGAGAAAATCCCGAGGCAGGACCCAAATACGTCGAACGCACTCACCCGTTGGTGCGGGTTCATCCAGCGACGGGATGGAAGGCTCTCTGGGTGAACCGATCGATGACTGACCGCATTGTTGGTCTCGATAGAGCAGAAAGCGACGTCATTCTAAACTACTTATACGACGTGTATGAGAAGAACGTTGATATCCAGCTTCGGTGGAAGTGGACACCCGGCACTTCAGTGTTGTGGGACAATCG AATCACCATTCACAATGCCAGTTGGGACTACGCCGGCAAACACCCTCGACATGGAACGCGTGTGACATCCCTCGCTGAGAAGCCCTTCTTCGACCCTAATGCACCAACGAGGCGACAAGCGCTTGGTCTTTTGGACGAGAGCGAAAAGCAAGAGCTGGGTTTGGATTCGGTCTCTGGCAAATTAAATGATTTTTCTTTGTAA
- a CDS encoding major facilitator superfamily domain-containing protein — MPSAEPTGSSPNHNPDSKSLGSINVDRTDSLSSEIIHTKVKRRWTSYLWDTLDKSPEERRFLFKLDAVLLSFASLGYFIKYLDQVNINNAFVSGMKEDLNLFGNQLNYMQTCWTVGYVIGQIPSNILLTRIRPSIWIPSCEVTWAVLTILMVKCNNAQQIYVLRFFIGLAESTFYPGMQYIIGSCAIGTMFSGYLMAAVYHLGGKDGFKGWQWLFIINTVISLPIALAGYFMIPDVPEITRAWYFTKDDIAIAQKRMQLEGRANRAPFTKKKVKKILSSWHIYLLTLLYIFFNNGNGAASQPAFQLWLKKEGYSVTQINTYPTITTAITVVTTLIYALTVWNIPIGWKWACFFLAGFGGGISGLTFAWAHEICTDDNEERALVTGTMNEMAYVVQAWLPLLIWQQVEAPEYPKGYPTSIGIAVGMIIMAFWIKYAHGREKRRKQAQEDESTLGISTA, encoded by the exons ATGCCTTCGGCTGAACCGACAGGGAGCTCCCCCAACCACAATCCAGATAGCAAATCATTGGGCTCTATCAATGTTGATAGAACAGACTCGCTCTCTTCTGAAATCATCCACACAAAGGTGAAGAGACGATGGACCTCATACCTATGGGACACTTTGGACAAGTCGCCAGAAGAGAGACGGTTTCTGTTCAAGCTCGACGCAGTGCTTCTTTCATTCGCTTCGCTGGGGTATTTCATCAAATATCTAGACCAAGTCAACATCAATAATGCTTTCGTTTCTGGTATGAAGGAAGATCTTAATCTTTTCGGAAATCAGCTGAATTACATGCAAACTTGCTGGACTGTGGGATACGTCATTGGCCAAATTCCAAG TAACATCCTCTTGACTCGAATCAGACCGTCCATTTGGATCCCGTCCTGCGAAGTCACCTGGGCCGTTTTGACAATTCTCATGGTCAAGTGTAACAATGCACAACAAATTTACGTTTTGCGATTCTTCATCGGACTTGCTGAAAGTACGTTTTATCCTGGGATGCAATACATCATTGGATCTTG TGCTATTGGTACCATGTTCTCGGGGTATCTGATGGCCGCTGTCTATCATCTTGGAGGCAAGGATGGATTTAAAGGTTGGCAATGGCtattcatcatcaacaccgtcatcTCTCTGCCAATTGCTCTGGCTGGATATTTCATGATACCCGATGTGCCTGAAATTACACGAGCGTGGTATTTTACAAAAGACGATATTGCAATTGCCCAGAAAAGAATGCAGCTTGAGGGTCGAGCAAACCGAGCTCCGTTTACCAAGAAGAAAGTGAAGAAGATACTTTCCAGTTGGCATATATACTTGCTTACATTGCTatacatcttcttcaataaCGGAAATGGCGCCGCATCTCAGCCTGCCTTTCAGCTGTGGCTCAAGAAGGAGGGTTACAGCGTCACCCAAATCAACACCTaccccaccatcaccactgcTATTACTGTTGTTACGACATTAATCTACGC TCTTACAGTATGGAATATTCCAATTGGCTGGAAGTGggcctgcttcttcttggctggaTTTGGTGGAGGTATTAGCGGTCTTACCTTTGCTTGGGCGCATGAGATCTGCACAGATGACAATGAGGAGCGAGCATTGGTGACTGGAACAATGAACGAAATGGCTTATGTGGTTCAGGCATGGCTGCCACTGTTAATCTGGCAGCAAGTTGAGGCTCCCGAGTATCCAAAAGGATACCCAACATCCATTGGAATCGCTGTTGGAATGATAATAATGGCTTTCTGGATCAAGTATGCACACGGACGAGAGAAACGGAGGAAACAGGCCCAAGAGGATGAATCAACTTTGGGAATATCTACTGCATGA
- a CDS encoding pro-kumamolisin, activation domain-containing protein — protein MGYSLRALLALAAAVAFTDSSVTPTGTGQVNNHRQWKRGNRLDPDAIIPLRIGLVQSNVHLGYEKLMEVSDPSSESFGKHLSEDEVHDLFAPARETFDAVHSWLVESGVNATDIRQYVNKGWLAIDLPVSHVEDLFLTQYHEHEREGVLKVGCDQYHVPKHLAKHIDYIVPGVKLSPPMVKRSLERRSGTNHRKADLQDCARNFTAICYRALYQIPATSIPVPGHEPAVYESGDTFSQEDIDSYFHKYAPYIPKGTHPKILSIDGGQAPVAPDSEFNTGESDIDIDIIQTLIWPQSMVLYQVDDPFGITGDSPGVDPSYPDNRPGGYKGQRLCGAYKPNKVISISYGEGEIDVPKNYFLRQCNEWLKLGLQGTTVLVSSGDYGAAMPPHEDSASGCLSGSGQNQTIYNPGNPVSCPYLTAVGAMQTNLGPGAELFASGGGFSNYFPVPDYQKAAVKSYFAKHDPGHPYYIANSDASNIGEHGGIYNRAGRGIPDISANGAHFRAFNNQTDGHWFGTSLAAPLWASVITLINQERAKIGKGSVGFINPVLYANTDALTDIKQGSNPNCGTSGFTAVEGWDPVTGLGTPKYPNLLKLWLKLP, from the exons ATGGGCTATTCGCTCAGGGCTTTGCTGGCTCTTGCAGCGGCGGTTGCATTCACAGACTCGTCTGT GACTCCTACCGGAACCGGTCAGGTCAACAACCATCGACAATGGAAGCGTGGCAATCGCCTCGACCCAGATGCCATTATTCCGCTTCGGATTGGCTTGGTGCAAAGCAACGTCCATCTTGGCTATGAGAAGCTGATGGAAGTCTCTGATCCATCATCTGAAAGCTTTGGCAAACATCTCAGTGAGGACGAGGTTCACGATCTGTTTGCTCCAGCACGTGAGACTTTTGATGCTGTTCATTCCTGGCTGGTTGAGTCCGGTGTCAACGCAACAGACATCCGTCAATATGTCAATAAAGGATGGCTCGCTATTGATCTTCCGGTGTCCCACGTCGAAGATTTATTCCTAACACAGTATCACGAGCATGAACGGGAGGGAGTGCTTAAGGTTGGATGTGATCAATATCACGTCCCTAAGCACCTCGCAAAGCACATCGACTATATTGTTCCTGGTGTCAAGTTATCGCCACCAATGGTGAAACGTTCCTTGGAAAGACGGAGCGGCACGAACCACCGAAAGG CCGATCTGCAGGACTGCGCTCGAAACTTTACTGCTATTTGTTACCGTGCGCTGTACCAGATCCCAGCAACCAGCATTCCGGTTCCTGGCCACGAGCCCGCAGTTTATGAGTCTGGAGATACATTCTCTCAGGAGGATATTGACTCATATTTCCACAAGTATGCCCCTTACATTCCCAAGGGCACGCATCCCAAAATCTTGTCAATCGACGGCGGCCAAGCACCCGTGGCCCCTGATTCCGAATTCAATACCGGAGAGTCCGACATTGATATCGACATTATTCAGACTCTGATCTGGCCGCAGTCCATGGTCTTGTATCAAGTGGATGACC CATTTGGCATCACCGGAGACAGCCCAGGAGTTGATCCTTCTTATCCCGATAACCGACCTGGTGGCTACAAGGGCCAGCGTCTATGTGGTGCCTACAAGCCAAACAAGGTCATTTCCATCTCGtatggagagggagagattgACGTGCCCAAGAACTACTTCCTCCGACAGTGCAACGAGTGGCTCAAATTGGGTCTCCAGGGAACTACGGTTCTAGTCTCTTCTGGAGATTACGGCGCTGCCATGCCGCCGCATGAGGATTCGGCAAGTGGTTGCTTGTCTGGATCAGGTCAGAATCAGACCATCTACAACCCTGGAAACCCTGTTTCGTGCCCATACCTCACCGCTGTTG GGGCCATGCAGACCAACCTTGGTCCCGGAGCCGAACTGTTTGCCTCTGGAGGTGGCTTCTCAAATTACTTCCCTGTGCCGGATTATCAGAAGGCAGCAGTCAAAAGTTACTTTGCCAAGCATGATCCAGGCCACCCTTACTACATCGCAAACAGTGATGCAAGCAACATCGGCGAGCATGGAGGAATCTACAACCGTGCTGGCAGAGGTATCCCTGATATTTCAGCCAATGGAGCTCATTTCCGCGCATTCAACAACCAGACCGACGGTCACTGGTTCGGAACAAGTCTGGCAGCGCCTCTTTGGGCCTCTGTCATCACCCTTATTAACCAAGAGCGCGCCAAAATTGGCAAAGGCTCTGTTGGATTCATTAATCCAGTTCTGTATGCCAACACCGATGCCCTCACTGACATCAAGCAAGGGTCGAACCCGAATTGCGGAACCAGTGGTTTCACAGCTGTAGAAGGCTGGGATCCCGTTACTGGATTGGGTACTCCCAAGTATCCGAACCTATTGAAGCTCTGGTTGAAGCTTCCATGA
- a CDS encoding alcohol dehydrogenase groES-like domain-containing protein, with protein sequence MSVTFTVFKGSPSKKITESQTTVPALLSDQVLIKNTHSGVCGTDAHYLHADMVLGHEGVGIVQAVGDGVSLVKVGDRVGFGYVKDGCKKCQYCLKGYNWHCVEGIRGFGFSNFDQGSFATHSVWPETRLAIIPDEIPSVNAGPFMCAGQTVFVPFLRQGIKPSDCIGIVGIGGLGHLAIQFAAAWGCTVVVFSSSDNKKQEALDFGATEFYNTSELKAADVPKKINHLLVTTSAVPDWKLYTELMAPFGHIYPLTISEGNLEFPYMPMIGKELSIHGSCSSTPEEVKTMLQFVVKHNIKPTIERFPMTSEGITNAFERLESGKLRYRGVLEV encoded by the exons ATGTCTGTAACATTCACCGTCTTCAAAGGGTCTCCTTCCAAGAAGATCACTGAGAGCCAGACCACGGTCCCGGCCTTGCTGAGTGACCAGgttttaataaaaaatacaCATTCTGGAGTGTGTGGTACCGATGCGCACTATCTTCACGCAGACATGGTCTTGGGCCATGAAGGAGTTGGAATTGTTCAAGCCGTGGGCGACGGAGTTAGTCTTGTGAAAGT CGGCGACCGAGTTGGATTTGGATACGTCAAAGATGGATGCAAAAAGTGTCAGTACTGCTTGAAAGGCTACAACTGGCACTGCGTTGAAGGCATCCGCGGATTCGGTTTCTCCAACTTTGATCAAGGATCGTTTGCGACCCATAGCGTGTGGCCAGAGACACGGCTGGCAATAATACCTGATGAGATCCCCAGCGTCAACGCAGGCCCATTCATGTGCGCCGGGCAAACCGTCTTCGTCCCATTCTTGCGACAAGGCATAAAGCCCTCAGATTGTATTGGcattgttggcattggcggctTGGGCCATCTTGCTATTCAATTTGCAGCAGCCTGGGGCTGCACCGTTGTTGTGTTCTCCAGCTCGGACaacaaaaaacaagaggCCCTCGACTTTGGCGCCACAGAATTCTACAACACTTCGGAATTGAAGGCTGCAGATGTTCCCAAAAAGATTAATCATCTGCTGGTTACCACTAGTGCTGTTCCGGACTGGAAGCT GTACACGGAGCTGATGGCACCATTTGGACACATATACCCTCTGACAATTTCAGAAGGCAACCTTGAGTTTCCTTACATGCCAATGATCGGAAAAGAGCTATCAATCCACGGCAGTTGCTCTTCCACTCCCGAGGAGGTCAAGACAATGCTCCAATTTGTAGTCAAGCACAACATCAAGCCTACCATTGAGCGGTTCCCTATGACATCGGAGGGAATCACGAATGCATTTGAGAGGCTGGAGAGTGGAAAGCTACGCTACAGGGGTGTGCTGGAGGTCTAA